The following proteins are encoded in a genomic region of Magallana gigas chromosome 1, xbMagGiga1.1, whole genome shotgun sequence:
- the LOC105337274 gene encoding uncharacterized protein has protein sequence MSQESSDETLTVTLKVLKKSKELQSYCNKTSNRTMHFFNVIGGNGTETYKIRIYQKARFDMIKEGMSFKFQNALKKTGNELWVTSKSIIAYAASVETSEDIQVPNLPENAPQQGERKLLKDALQSPDKSEVTGKIFKVSPLKYRQEGSLAVKSIMIKDTSSVAKVCLFNKNALSPFNVGDTVKVTNVYPKVFQTRKQLTTCPTSSCEFVADNKVNLSDEDFGFANLDPDFSEELENTTPEEIVLTDFTDVDVYICCDNAACRQKKYVEGECPVCQRTSSSSKTFRVNFLFKRGEKKDLKTTVFKSMLEIILQEELIGADSNVDHEATYQI, from the exons TCTCAAGAATCTTCAGATGAAACATTGACAGTTACGTTAAAGGttttgaagaaatcaaaagaACTTCAATCCTATTGCAACAAAACCTCAAACAGAACCATGCACTTTTTCAACGTAATTGGTGGGAATGGCACAGAAACATACAAAATTAGAATCTATCAAAAGGCAAGGTTTGACATGATCAAGGAGGGAATGAGCTTTAAATTCCAAAATGCACTGAAGAAAACTGGGAACGAACTATGGGTAACATCAAAAAGTATAATTGCATATGCAGCATCAGTGGAAACCAGTGAAGACATACAGGTACCAAATTTACCTGAGAATGCACCACAACAAGGAGAGCGAAAACTGCTTAAGGATGCTTTGCAGTCACCAGACAAATCGGAAGTTACTGGGAAGATATTCaag gtTTCACCATTGAAGTATCGTCAGGAAGGTAGTTTAGCAGTGAAATCAATCATGATCAAAGACACCAGCAGTGTCGCCAAAGTTTGCTTATTCAACAAGAATGCTTTGAGTCCATTTAATGTTGGGGACACTGTTAAAGTCACAAATGTTTACCCAAAAGTGTTTCAAACAAGAAAACAGCTTACAACTTGCCCAACATCTTCCTGTGAG TTTGTTGCTGACAACAAAGTAAACCTTAGTGATGAAGATTTTGGTTTTGCGAACCTTGATCCAGATTTTTCGGAAGAACTGGAAAATACAACACCTGAAGAAATTGTTCTTACTGACTTCACTGATGTTGATGTTTACATCTGTTGTGACAACGCAG CTTGTcgacaaaaaaaatatgtagaagGAGAGTGCCCAGTATGCCAAAGGACCAGCAGCTCCAGTAAAACATTTCGTGTAAATTTTCTGTTCAAGCGAGGAGAGAAAAAAGATCTCAAGACAACTGTATTTAAAAGCATGcttgaaattattttacaagaaGAGTTGATAGGAGCTGATTCAAATGTTGATCATGAGGCTACCTATCAGATTTAA